A genomic window from Lotus japonicus ecotype B-129 chromosome 1, LjGifu_v1.2 includes:
- the LOC130727810 gene encoding auxin response factor 5-like, giving the protein MVINLSTRQDVQSQISSVSLAESHAFSLQVFQDNSGFASSSHIDFDGSSLLQNNSSWLQVAPKPARRRTYTKTQKAGSVGSSIDVTTFKNYERTDPCN; this is encoded by the exons ATGGTGATCAACTTAAGTACTAGACAAGATGTCCAGTCACAGATATCATCTGTGAGTTTAGCAGAATCACATGCCTTTTCCTTGCAAGTATTCCAGGACAACTCAGGTTTtgcatcttcaagccatattgaTTTTGATGGAAGCAGCTTGCTGCAGAATAATTCTTCATGGCTGCAAGTAGCTCCAAAGCCTGCACGTAGGCGTACCTATACCAAG ACGCAAAAGGCAGGTTCTGTAGGAAGTTCAATTGATGTCACCACTTTCAAGAACTATGAACGAACTGATCCATGCAATTGA
- the LOC130727809 gene encoding probable methyltransferase At1g29790 produces MGSVSLKIGDGTARFKRATLCSSATNILMILAVITTNLFALYSFTASPKVNHTELLLHQAHKNFSLISEQVTLILREIDQSQKKLAQIEKELLGYDSVDLSRPNIAIELKLFLKRHQLPLGKDSKTGITEMVSSVGHSCEKYMEFLSQYMEYKAFGACPDDWSMAQKLILRGCEPLPRRRCFSKTISKVGVYPFPSSLWKPVANKTVNWSGLGCKNFGCLKGKKLSRECITCFDLVNGYENHRFIKAKSKNDFLIDDVLVLAMGSGGIRIGLDLGGGSGSFAATMAERNVTVVTTTLNIDAPFSEFIAARGLFPLYLSLDHRFPFYDNVFDLVRASSTLDVGGEKPEKLEFLMFDIDRVLRAGGLFWLDNFYCADEEKKKALTRLIERFGYKKLKWVVGEKVDALGSGKTEVVLSAVLQKPVRV; encoded by the coding sequence ATGGGTTCTGTTTCTCTCAAGATAGGGGATGGAACAGCAAGGTTCAAAAGAGCAACTCTGTGTTCTTCAGCAACCAACATTCTCATGATCTTGGCTGTTATCACCACCAATCTCTTCGCTCTTTACTCTTTCACCGCTTCTCCTAAAGTCAACCACACCGAGCTGCTACTTCACCAAGCCCACAAGAATTTCTCCCTCATCTCAGAGCAGGTCACGCTCATACTCAGAGAAATTGACCAGTCTCAGAAGAAGCTTGCCCAGATAGAGAAAGAGCTTCTCGGCTATGACAGCGTCGATCTTTCGAGACCCAATATCGCAATTGAGCTTAAACTCTTCCTCAAACGCCACCAGCTTCCTCTAGGCAAGGATTCCAAAACTGGAATCACTGAAATGGTTTCCTCTGTTGGCCACTCCTGTGAGAAATATATGGAGTTCTTGTCTCAGTACATGGAGTACAAGGCTTTTGGAGCTTGCCCTGATGATTGGAGCATGGCACAGAAGCTGATTTTGAGAGGGTGTGAGCCTCTTCCTAGAAGGAGGTGTTTTTCAAAGACTATTTCTAAGGTAGGGGTTTACCCTTTTCCCTCTTCACTTTGGAAACCTGTTGCTAATAAAACTGTTAATTGGAGTGGTCTTGGGTGTAAGAATTTTGGATGCTTGAAGGGTAAGAAATTAAGCAGAGAATGCATTACTTGCTTTGATTTGGTTAATGGGTATGAGAATCATAGGTTTATCAAGGCTAAGAGTAAGAATGATTTTCTCATTGATGATGTGTTAGTGTTGGCAATGGGAAGTGGTGGAATTAGAATAGGACTTGACTTGGGAGGTGGGTCTGGATCCTTTGCTGCTACTATGGCTGAAAGGAATGTTACAGTGGTTACTACCACCCTGAACATTGATGCTCCATTCAGTGAGTTCATTGCAGCAAGAGGGCTTTTTCCTCTTTACTTGAGCTTAGATCATAGGTTCCCATTCTATGACAATGTGTTTGATTTGGTTCGTGCTTCAAGTACTTTGGATGTTGGAGGAGAAAAGCCTGAGAAGTTGGAGTTTTTGATGTTTGACATTGATCGTGTTTTACGGGCTGGTGGTTTGTTTTGGCTGGACAATTTCTATTGTGCTgatgaagagaagaagaaagcatTGACTCGGTTGATTGAAAGGTTTGGATATAAGAAGTTGAAATGGGTTGTGGGAGAGAAGGTTGATGCTCTTGGATCAGGCAAAACTGAAGTTGTGTTATCTGCTGTTCTTCAGAAACCTGTGAGGGTGTAA
- the LOC130727806 gene encoding septin and tuftelin-interacting protein 1 homolog 1 has protein sequence MDEDQEMDRFGMDNDFEGGEWIAGEYYYRKRKEKHAQTKDDVLYGVFADSDDDYSSRKRRKDRSMSKKQDLTKPVNFVSTGTFMPNEEIDKNSREKDEDERDGDVSDGRPGLGLGMGGLGSASTSGSGLGFNSGRAAGNGSDRNNDESDENDDEKFLPTAFGKMIKEGAMRRERERQMERKEKKRGDRQGAAGQDVSGDVGKFEKHTKGIGMKLLERMGYKGGGLGKNEQGILKPIEARLRAKNSGLGFNNETPAAPLPALQVESQSVSEAAQPTVGRTKERSWSRQSRSKKKQKEEEYVTAEQLLASKQEEDSEVVHRILDMRGPQVRVYTNLSDLNAEEKAKERDVPMPELQHNVGLIVRLAEAEIQEIDRDLRRERETALSLKKEKEKLESEAAFQKKQLDGFEKIMDVLDQIGEENTAGTLTLDSLAQCFRELHQKYADNYKLCNLSCIACSYALPLFIRVFQGWDPLRNPSHGLELVSQWKTLLQGEDCLDIWDDSSPYAQLVSEVVLPAVRISGINTWQARDPEPMLRFLESWEKLLPSSVLATILDNIVMPKLSSAVDTWEPHRETIPIHTWVHPWLPLLGHKLEGIYQVIRFKLSTVLGAWHPSDGSAYAILSPWKTVFDSVSWEQLMLRFIVPKLQLVLQEFQVNPANQNLDHFYWVMNWASAIPIHLMADMMEKFFFSKWLQVLYHWLCSNPNFEEVTKWYLGWKELIPKELLANESIRFQLNRGLGMMNQAVEGMEVVQPGLKENISYLRVLEQRQFEAQQKAAYAQQQAAASLGGAVNADGAHELSLKEVIEAHAQQHGLLFKLKPGRMHNGHQIYGFGNVSIIIDSLNQKVYAQNEETWSLESLQGLVALHHKSLGKRR, from the coding sequence ATGGACGAGGACCAAGAGATGGACCGATTCGGAATGGACAACGATTTCGAAGGCGGCGAATGGATTGCCGGCGAGTATTACTACCGGAAGCGCAAAGAGAAGCATGCACAAACCAAAGACGATGTGCTCTATGGAGTTTTTGCCGACTCCGACGATGATTATTCCAGCAGAAAACGCCGCAAAGATCGCAGTATGTCCAAAAAGCAAGACCTCACCAAACCGGTGAATTTTGTCTCTACAGGTACTTTTATGCCTAATGAGGAGATTGATAAGAATTCTAGAGAGAAGGATGAGGATGAGAGGGATGGTGATGTTAGTGATGGTAGGCCTGGTTTAGGTCTTGGTATGGGGGGATTAGGGTCTGCTAGCACATCAGGGTctggtttagggtttaattcCGGTCGTGCTGCGGGCAATGGTTCTGATAGAAACAATGATGAGTCGgatgagaatgatgatgagAAGTTCTTGCCGACGGCGTTTGGGAAGATGATTAAGGAGGGGGCAATGAGGAGGGAAAGGGAGAGGCAGatggagagaaaggagaagaagagagggGACAGGCAGGGTGCTGCTGGTCAGGATGTATCGGGTGATGTGGGGAAATTCGAGAAGCATACTAAGGGAATAGGGATGAAGTTGTTGGAGAGGATGGGTTATAAAGGGGGTGGTCTTGGGAAGAATGAGCAGGGTATTTTGAAACCTATTGAGGCCAGATTGAGGGCTAAGAACTCTGGTCTTGGGTTTAATAACGAGACTCCGGCTGCGCCGTTGCCTGCTTTGCAGGTGGAGAGCCAGAGTGTGTCTGAAGCTGCCCAGCCGACGGTTGGTAGGACGAAAGAGAGGTCGTGGTCAAGGCAATCGAGGTCGAAGAAGAAGCAAAAGGAGGAAGAATATGTAACTGCCGAGCAGTTGTTGGCGAGCAAGCAAGAAGAAGATTCTGAAGTTGTTCACAGGATTTTAGATATGAGGGGACCGCAGGTTCGAGTGTATACAAATTTGTCTGACTTGAATGCTGAGGAGAAAGCAAAGGAAAGAGATGTCCCGATGCCAGAACTTCAGCATAACGTAGGGTTAATAGTTCGGTTGGCCGAGGCTGAGATCCAAGAGATTGATAGAGATTtgaggagagagagggagacAGCACTTAGcttgaaaaaagaaaaggagaagtTAGAAAGTGAGGCAGCATTTCAAAAGAAGCAGCTGGATGGTTTTGAGAAAATAATGGATGTGTTGGACCAAATCGGAGAAGAGAACACTGCAGGAACATTAACACTGGATTCCCTTGCCCAATGCTTTAGGGAGTTGCACCAGAAATATGCTGATAACTACAAGTTGTGTAATTTATCATGCATTGCTTGCTCGTATGCCCTGCCTTTGTTTATTAGAGTGTTCCAAGGATGGGATCCTCTTCGAAATCCATCCCATGGGCTGGAGTTGGTATCACAGTGGAAGACATTGCTTCAAGGAGAAGATTGTCTCGACATTTGGGATGATTCATCACCTTATGCTCAGTTGGTTTCAGAGGTTGTGTTGCCAGCTGTTAGAATATCTGGTATCAATACCTGGCAGGCACGGGATCCTGAGCCAATGCTGCGGTTTCTGGAGTCGTGGGAAAAGTTGCTTCCTTCTTCAGTTCTTGCAACTATATTGGACAATATAGTCATGCCAAAACTGTCAAGTGCTGTAGATACTTGGGAACCACATCGTGAGACCATTCCTATCCACACTTGGGTGCATCCATGGTTACCTCTGCTAGGGCACAAGTTGGAGGGTATCTACCAGGTGATTCGTTTCAAATTGAGTACTGTTCTTGGTGCGTGGCACCCAAGTGATGGTTCTGCGTATGCTATTCTGTCTCCTTGGAAGACTGTATTTGATTCTGTAAGTTGGGAACAACTTATGCTTCGTTTTATTGTACCAAAGTTGCAGCTTGTCTTGCAAGAATTCCAAGTGAACCCAGCAAATCAAAATCTTGATCACTTTTATTGGGTAATGAACTGGGCTTCAGCTATTCCAATTCATCTCATGGCTGATATGATGGAGAAATTCTTCTTTTCCAAGTGGCTTCAGGTTTTGTATCATTGGTTGTGCTCAAATCCCAACTTTGAAGAAGTTACAAAATGGTATTTGGGATGGAAAGAACTTATTCCAAAAGAACTTTTGGCAAATGAAAGTATTCGATTCCAGCTTAATCGCGGTCTTGgtatgatgaatcaggctgttGAAGGTATGGAGGTGGTCCAACCCGGTTTAAAGGAGAATATAAGCTATCTTAGGGTACTTGAGCAAAGACAATTTGAGGCTCAGCAGAAAGCAGCCTATGCTCAACAACAAGCTGCTGCAAGCTTGGGCGGTGCTGTCAATGCTGATGGTGCGCATGAGTTGAGCTTGAAAGAAGTCATTGAGGCCCATGCTCAGCAACATGGTTTACTATTCAAGCTCAAACCTGGTAGAATGCACAATGGTCACCAGATATATGGGTTTGGTAATGTCAGCATAATAATAGACTCTCTAAATCAAAAGGTATATGCCCAAAATGAGGAAACATGGTCTTTAGAATCTCTTCAAGGATTGGTAGCGTTGCATCATAAATCCCTTGGTAAAAGACGCTGA
- the LOC130732232 gene encoding GDSL esterase/lipase At5g45910-like: protein MNIFILLSINFVYGFLGNIVSNAKPLPYEAIFNFGDSFSDTGNAGILYPQYPGNKNSYGSTYFKHPTGPKAYGFQYLPVYMNLTKAKDIKKGVNFAVSGATALDVEYFKKRGGYQPTSDKSLSVQLDWFKKLKPSLCKRKECDNYFKKSLFLVGEIGGNDIISLLSLKNETELKRGVPLIIQTIANVTAALIEEGAVELAVPGNVPIGCSAGTILLANSTKKSDYDQFGCLIHFNTFMENYNKQLKHAIKILRKKYRQAEIIYFDYYNDTKRLYQAPQKFGVIWFSSDKNEALKACCVQCGSSASKVCPNPSKYVSWDGVHFTEATYKVLAKGLLEGHFAHPSLRPPPSKIA from the exons ATGAATATCTTCATTCTCTTAAGCATCAACTTTGTATATGGTTTCCTTGGAAATATTGTTTCAAATGCTAAGCCTCTTCCTTATGAGGCGATATTCAATTTTGGTGACTCTTTTAGTGACACTGGAAATGCTGGTATTTTGTACCCGCAATATCCAGGAAATAAAAACTCTTATGGCTCAACGTACTTCAAACATCCAACTGGGC CCAAAGCATATGGTTTTCAATATCTGCCAGTCTATATGAATCTCACCAAAGCCAAAGACATCAAGAAAGGAGTAAATTTTGCCGTTTCTGGTGCTACTGCACTTGATGTAGAGTATTTCAAAAAGAGAGGAGGCTATCAACCAACATCGGATAAATCATTGAGTGTCCAACTTGATTGGTTCAAGAAGCTCAAACCTTCCTTATGCAAAAGAAAAG AGTGCGATAACTacttcaaaaaatcattatttttagTGGGAGAGATTGGTGGGAATGATATTATCTCACTTCTTTCACTTAAAAATGAGACAGAACTTAAAAGAGGAGTCCCTCTAATTATTCAAACAATTGCCAATGTCACCGCT GCATTAATAGAAGAAGGTGCAGTGGAGCTAGCGGTGCCTGGAAACGTCCCAATCGGTTGCTCTGCTGGCACTATTTTATTAGCAAATAGTACCAAGAAATCGGACTATGATCAGTTTGGGTGCTTGATACATTTTAATACTTTCATGGAGAACTATAACAAGCAGCTCAAACATGCCATAAAGATACTAAGAAAGAAGTACCGTCAAGCTGAGATAATATATTTTGACTACTACAACGATACCAAACGTTTGTATCAAGCGCCCCAAAAATTTGGTGTGATAT GGTTTAGTTCTGATAAGAATGAAGCTTTAAAAGCATGTTGTGTACAATGTGGAAGTTCCGCCTCCAAAGTCTGCCCCAACCCTTCAAAATATGTAAGTTGGGACGGAGTCCACTTCACCGAAGCAACTTACAAGGTATTAGCAAAAGGACTACTTGAGGGCCATTTTGCACATCCTTCTCTAAGACCCCCTCCTTCCAAAATAGCTTAG
- the LOC130727804 gene encoding zinc finger CCCH domain-containing protein 6 → MRGSHRRVSWASDFNLCQVRLFLSDESPSQVGLNSQDHLQAKTSLLLHPGGAGSDDSLPPGFEGTHASSQFEINLSQIPVISWTRPPKIVLNLTWQVVAGEESKEVEDQHKRELRVLEAIYPRISSIPSNPAVSVDVENSHHIDGQIPLIPITPIEDDDAVADTVSNVSQSLEQPTGILKVSSSATNMHLAGGLGSDVAAAAAALTNIVKSNERGNLIDHELLKNILRSPEVIEKLVRDYGVTNNSQYVHNVGPSSAAFSRPPIATNQGENALLSSVTSSYIHPTGGQAASVSTQWVPRPVVNSVSVASPVEVPSKKDANYYKSLIQQHGGDKQETFPYSSSNQIQQPVNQYETAYNPRAKALRPKIMKPCIFFNSSRGCRNGANCSYQHDASFQQRGSTVSGIQSSKRMKLDNEISS, encoded by the exons ATGCGTGGATCGCATAGACGAGTTTCATGGGCTTCTGATTTTAATCTTTGTCAG GTTAGGTTATTCTTATCAGATGAATCTCCTTCACAAGTTGGGTTAAATTCTCAAGATCACCTCCAAGCAAAGACATCATTGCTGTTGCATCCAGGTGGAGCTGGTTCTGATGACTCTCTGCCTCCTGGATTTGAGGGAACTCATGCTTCAAGTCAGTTTGAGATTAATCTGTCCCAAATACCAGTTATTAGTTGGACTAGACCTCCAAAG ATTGTGCTAAATCTCACATGGCAAGTGGTGGCTGGAGAAGAGAGCAAAGAGGTGGAGGATCAACATAAAAGGGAGCTGAGAGTACTTGAAGCTATTTATCCTCGCATTTCGTCCATTCCTTCAAA CCCTGCTGTTTCAGTGGATGTGGAAAATTCCCATCACATTGATGGTCAAATTCCTTTGATACCAATTACTCCTATTGAAGACGATGATGCGGTTGCCGATACAGTATCTAATGTTTCACAGTCTCTTGAACAACCTACTGGTATATTGAAGGTTTCGAGCTCTGCTACAAATATGCACTTAGCTGGTGGTCTAGGGTCTGATGTAGCTGCTGCAGCTGCTGCTTTAACCAACATAGTCAAGAGCAATGAACGTGGAAATTTGATTGACCATGAATTACTTAAGAATATTCTCAGGAGTCCAGAAGTGATTGAGAAGTTGGTTAGAGATTATGGAGTTACTAATAATTCACAGTATGTACATAATGTGGGACCATCTTCAGCAGCTTTTTCACGTCCTCCTATTGCTACTAATCAAGGAGAAAATGCTTTGCTCTCATCGGTTACTTCTTCCTATATTCACCCAACTGGAGGCCAGGCAGCAAGCGTTTCTACCCAGTGGGTTCCTAGGCCTGTAGTGAATTCAGTTAGTGTTGCTTCCCCTGTTGAGGTCCCTTCAAAAAAAGATGCAAACTACTATAAGAGCTTAATTCAACAACATGGAGGAGACAAACAAGAAACATTTCCATACTCTAGCAGTAATCAGATCCAGCAGCCAGTAAACCAATATGAGACAGCATACAATCCTAGAGCGAAAGCGTTGAGACCAAAGATAATGAAGCCTTGTATCTTCTTTAACAGTTCTAGAGGGTGTAGGAATGGAGCTAACTGCTCATACCAGCATGATGCATCATTCCAGCAACGAGGGAGTACTGTGTCCGGGATACAAAGCTCAAAGAGAATGAAACTGGATAATGAGATTAGCAGTTAA
- the LOC130727803 gene encoding protein IQ-DOMAIN 32-like — translation MGKSTSSCFKLITCGGGGDAVENHASQFQDSTDKRGWSFRKKSSTHRVLSNTATPSSTANKESSQSSNFNFQPLPEPNLVNKISTPNQKPQVSETNVIDDAESNKVDVKNPPESSAATAQRELLQVESIVKLQGAVRGYLVRKNSVGTLHCVQAVTKDVDEKTKDCTSDIDSKPTVGDSVLLTEDEGKGITYEDTNFKFQASRPTLSIVKDDLERAPAEEAVAYDDAKVASAETESFQNEKSVSEASAPPELNVNYLDQKPEIPGDKQKRSIKGFVSDQLDAEGKKPINGSSKASNPVFFAAQSKFEELSSMSNLGRTSSLPYQDAASEFESQGDTSFVVTDTVHRSKELTSENPGPHLSRVSGSECGTELSITSTLDSPGVSEVGAMENERGAKDLVEGTGNLENTIKHDNEGNVPCTLPASDLATSVSNQSEIVDDISVNMVPSVAAVDSGKPTIETETNASDFQKEQAEAVLHDLKSSPDASPRSHVTVPESQGTPSSQVSVKPKTGKTKSRSSNKRSSLSMGNNSPANANHDSGSRGSGEQLPKDQRNDGKRRNSFGSVKPDHIDQEPKDNTSSNNSLPRFMQATQSARAKLNANNSPRSSPDVHEGDVQVIKRHSLPGSTGRQVSPRIQRSMSQAQQSTKANSEQSPQERKWLR, via the exons aTGGGGAAATCTACCTCCTCCTGCTTCAAACTCATTACatgcggcggcggcggcgatgCGGTGGAGAACCACGCATCTCAG TTCCAGGATTCTACTGATAAGCGTGGTTGGAGTTTCCGCAAGAAATCTTCAACGCATCGTGTGCTTAGCAATACCGCGACTCCATCTTCTACTGCTAATAAGGAGAGTTCACAATCTagtaatttcaattttcaaccaCTTCCTGAACCTAATCTTGTCAACAAGATTTCCACACCAAATCAGAAACCCCAAGTGTCAGAAACTAATGTCATTGATGATGCTGAGAGTAATAAGGTGGATGTGAAGAATCCACCAGAGTCTTCTGCTGCCACT GCTCAGAGAGAACTGCTGCAGGTTGAGAGTATAGTGAAGTTGCAAGGTGCTGTTCGCGGGTACTTGGTTCGGAAGAATTCTGTGGGAACCCTACATTGTGTTCAAGCAGTCACAAAAGATGTGGATGAGAAAACCAAAGATTGTACTTCTGACATTGACTCAAAGCCCACTGTTGGGGATTCAGTTTTGCTTACTGAGGATGAAGGGAAGGGGATTACTTATGAGGATACTAACTTCAAGTTTCAAGCAAGCAGGCCCACATTATCTATTGTAAAAGATGACTTGGAACGGGCTCCTGCTGAAGAGGCAGTTGCTTATGATGATGCTAAGGTAGCCTCGGCGGAAACTGAGTCCTTCcaaaatgaaaaatcagtatCAGAAGCAAGTGCCCCACCGGAGCTTAATGTGAATTATCTTGATCAGAAGCCTGAAATCCCCGGTGACAAGCAAAAAAGATCTATTAAAGGATTTGTCTCGGACCAACTAGATGCTGAAGGAAAGAAACCTATAAATGGATCAAGTAAGGCCAGTAATCCTGTATTTTTTGCTGCACAGTCGAAATTTGAAGAGCTGAGTTCAATGTCAAATTTAGGTAGGACAAGCAGTTTGCCCTATCAAGATGCTGCGAGTGAATTTGAATCACAAGGAGACACCTCTTTTGTCGTCACGGATACTGTACATAGATCAAAAGAGTTAACATCTGAAAATCCGGGTCCCCATCTTTCAAGGGTTAGTGGCTCTGAATGTGGTACTGAACTCTCTATAACTTCCACTCTTGATTCACCTGGTGTATCAGAGGTTGGCGCTATGGAAAATGAGCGAGGTGCCAAAGATTTAGTAGAAGGGACGGGTAATCTTGAAAACACGATAAAGCATGATAATGAGGGCAATGTACCATGTACCCTTCCCGCGTCTGACTTAGCTACCTCTGTTTCGAATCAGTCAGAGATTGTGGATGACATCAGTGTCAATATGGTTCCCTCAGTGGCAGCTGTGGACTCTGGAAAGCCTACTATAGAAACTGAGACAAATGCATCTGACTTCCAGAAAGAACAGGCAGAGGCTGTTCTGCATGATTTAAAATCATCTCCCGATGCTTCACCTAGAAGCCATGTAACTGTCCCTGAATCACAAGGAACACCTTCAAGTCAGGTATCTGTGAAACCTAAAACGGGCAAAACCAAGAGTAGATCCAGCAATAAACGCAGTTCCCTATCAATGGGTAACAACTCACCTGCCAATGCAAATCATGATTCAGGCTCAAGAGGCAGTGGGGAGCAACTGCCTAAAGATCAGCGCAATGATGGGAAGAGACGGAATTCCTTTGGCTCAGTAAAACCTGATCACATTGATCAAGAACCTAAAGATAATACTAGTAGCAATAATTCTCTTCCTCGTTTCATGCAAGCTACACAGTCTGCTAGGGCCAAACTCAATGCAAATAACTCTCCAAGATCAAGTCCAGATGTGCATGAAGGAGATGTCCAAGTTATAAAGAGACATTCCTTACCTGGTTCCACAGGCAGGCAGGTTTCTCCACGAATTCAACGATCAATGTCTCAAGCACAGCAGAGCACAAAGGCAAACAGTGAACAGTCTCCTCAAG AGAGGAAATGGCTGAGGTGA
- the LOC130727805 gene encoding uncharacterized protein LOC130727805, translated as MLKFLSKVKIEFSALDPRAASCMEFLAQCNSRKAKESNPACEVEVKRGNVAHPPQITVTFVNGVEEAFDATATPAHNIRSMILEKGQLLETEQMFREAGEAWPVIIPEEEISQHAPGTKPRKAEDKKQ; from the exons ATGTTGAAGTTCCTATCAAAAGTGAAGATCGAGTTCAGTGCGCTAGACCCACGAGCAGCATCATGTATGGAGTTTCTCGCACAATGCAACTCACGGAAGGCGAAGGAATCCAACCCCGCTTGCGAGGTGGAGGTCAAGCGCGGAAACGTCGCTCATCCGCCGCAGATCACCGTGACGTTCGTGAACGGTGTCGAAGAAGCCTTCGATGCAACAGCCACGCCCGCCCACAACATCAGAAGCATGATTCTTGAAAAGGGTCAGCTCCTTGAGACCGAACAGATGTTCCGTGAGGCAGGAGAGGCTTGGCCTGTTATCATCCCTGAGGAGGAGATTTCGCAACACGCTCCCGGTACCAAA CCTAGGAAAGCAGAAGACAAGAAGCAATAA